The Stomoxys calcitrans chromosome 3, idStoCalc2.1, whole genome shotgun sequence genome includes a region encoding these proteins:
- the LOC131996089 gene encoding neurofilament heavy polypeptide-like → MPDLALNASTHKVLRQPSRGPHCLQRDPRGHRSAKGRLHYRTQTTALSGDPIKMETPINIAAEEMESIFGRRSKVHRSPVNSPLASGPSVEKEKEVRSIALDCTPAENNAETCENSTSSPRQEFILKMRLSEEEALEKCKKVLRQMRLVIGRQKNISRDVQNGVSEIEEILDIIGSYRKNWKAAEKQKQQSRPIIAETPTTSTNMSTPSTAQNKRSAPSPVEENPGKKKKDKAVEVRPPAKTAGKRKPDKEAEKKKPEEEARTSRRNPRRKPRARRPRKPRQRPEAVLIKPKEGHSYADVLRDLRRNAKPEEAEVAIRSSRKRERVQFFS, encoded by the coding sequence ATGCCCGACCTGGCTCTGAACGCAAGTACTCATAAGGTCTTGCGTCAACCCTCGCGAGGACCTCACTGCTTGCAAAGGGACCCTCGGGGTCATCGCTCTGCGAAAGGGCGACTACATTATCGGACACAGACAACGGCTCTAAGTGGGGACCCGATTAAAATGGAAACACCCATTAACATAGCAGCAGAGGAGATGGAATCGATCTTTGGAAGAAGATCGAAAGTACACCGATCACCGGTAAATTCTCCACTAGCCTCCGGGCCCAGTGTCGAGAAAGAGAAGGAGGTAAGAAGTATAGCGTTAGACTGTACCCCAGCGGAGAACAACGCGGAGACATGCGAGAACAGCACCAGTTCTCCTAGACAAGAGTTCATCTTGAAGATGCGACTTTCGGAGGAGGAGGCGCTTGAAAAGTGCAAGAAAGTCCTTCGCCAGATGCGACTAGTTATAGGAAGGCAGAAGAACATTAGCAGGGATGTCCAAAATGGTGTGTCTGAGATAGAGGAAATCTTGGACATTATTGGGAGCTACCGCAAAAACTGGAAGGCCGCGGAGAAGCAGAAACAGCAAAGCAGGCCAATAATAGCGGAGACTCCCACGACATCAACCAACATGTCGACGCCTTCTACGGCGCAAAACAAGAGGAGCGCGCCGAGTCCAGTCGAAGAAAATCCTggcaaaaagaagaaggataaAGCTGTAGAGGTGAGACCACCGGCGAAAACAGCCGGAAAGAGGAAGCCCGACAAAGAGGCTGAGAAGAAGAAGCCCGAAGAAGAGGCAAGAACGTCAAGGAGGAACCCGCGGCGAAAACCGcgcgctcggagaccacggaaacCCAGGCAGCGACCAGAGGCCGTGTTAATCAAGCCGAAGGAGGGGCATAGTTACGCGGACGTGCTCAGGGACCTCAGGCGAAACGCGAAACCGGAGGAAGCCGAGGTCGCCATCCGCTCGTCCAGAAAACGAGAACGGGTGCAGTTCTTCTCGTGA
- the LOC131996090 gene encoding uncharacterized protein LOC131996090 codes for MHRCKVAHDLLSQIVAEQRADIVIISEQYGRRDQGSWLEDPTKTAAIWIPYRNGISPVKSGSGDGYVWVQLNHFTLFSCYLTPSDSIDAYEAKLDEIEDTMRGLDGHHVVAGDFNSRAMEWGMPTTNPRGRRVLDMAARTGLLVVNTGDVPTFRRPGCEGTIPDITLASEEIIGKITEWSVLETYTASDHQYIMFSFNTGGNTVNEERSTSTRKWNVSKLDSSKLLAEIDRQAVWSELDELDVPSTVERVMEIIEYGS; via the exons ATGCACAGGTGTAAAGTCGCACATGATCTCCTATCACAGATAGTCGCAGAACAACGTGCTGACATCGTGATTATAAGCGAGCAATATGGAAGGAGAGATCAAGGGTCCTGGCTGGAGGATCCCACAAAAACAGCTGCTATCTGGATCCCATACCGCAATGGCATCTCACCAGTAAAGAGCGGAAGTGGAGACGGTTACGTCTGGGTGCAGTTAAACCACTTTACGCTGTTTAGCTGCTACCTCACTCCTAGTGACAGCATCGACGCCTACGAGGCAAAACTCGATGAGATCGAGGACACAATGCGTGGATTAGACGGCCATCACGTAGTAGCTGGCGATTTCAACTCTCGAGCGATGGAATGGGGCATGCCAACAACCAACCCAAGAGGGAGACGAGTTCTAGACATGGCCGCAAGAACCGGTTTACTCGTTGTAAACACTGGAGACGTGCCAACCTTTAGGCGACCCGGCTGCGAAGGCACTATACCGGACATCACCCTTGCGTCCGAGGAAATCATCGGAAAAATAACAGAGTGGAGCGTACTGGAAACTTACACGGCAAGCGATCACCAGTACATTATGTTCTCCTTCAATACTGGAGGGAACACAGTTAACGAGGAAAGGAGCACCAGTACACGAAAGTGGAACGTGAGCAAGCTCGACTCCtcaaaactcctggcggaaatcGACCGGCAAGCCGTGTGGTCAGAGCTGGATGAGCTAGACGTTCCGTCGACAGTGGAACGGGTGATGGAAATCATAGAGTACGGAT cttga